Proteins from one Sphingopyxis terrae subsp. terrae NBRC 15098 genomic window:
- a CDS encoding aspartate aminotransferase family protein, with protein sequence MSITPLMPVYPRCGVRPVRGEGAYLIGERGERYLDFASGIAVNLLGHGHPHLTKAIQDQAATLMHVSNLYGSPQGEAFAQRLVDNTFADTVFFTNSGAEAVECAIKTARAYHSSAGNAHKHTLITFNNAFHGRTLGTISATNQEKLRKGFDPLLPGFAYAPFDDLNAALDLVDDSTAGFLLEPVQGEGGIRPASQPFLQGLRDICNERDLMLVFDEVQCGVARTGSLYAHEQFGVAPDIMATAKGIGGGFPLGACLATEKAARGMVIGTHGSTYGGNPLAMAAGQAVFDVILEDGFMDQVKATGERLRGALEQLIPNHDHLFESIRGMGLMLGIKMKSDSRAFVAHLRDNHGLLTVAAGDNVVRILPPLNIEQGHIDECIEKLSAGAASYTPPEA encoded by the coding sequence ATGTCGATCACGCCGCTGATGCCCGTTTACCCCCGGTGCGGTGTGCGTCCGGTGCGAGGCGAGGGCGCCTATCTGATCGGCGAGCGCGGCGAGCGTTATCTCGATTTCGCGAGCGGCATCGCGGTCAACCTCCTCGGTCACGGCCATCCGCATCTGACGAAGGCGATCCAGGATCAGGCGGCGACGCTGATGCATGTGTCGAACCTTTACGGCAGCCCGCAGGGCGAAGCCTTTGCGCAGCGGCTGGTCGACAATACGTTCGCCGATACGGTGTTCTTCACCAATTCGGGCGCCGAGGCGGTCGAATGTGCGATCAAGACCGCGCGCGCCTATCATTCAAGCGCGGGCAATGCGCACAAGCACACGCTCATCACCTTCAACAATGCGTTTCATGGGCGCACGCTCGGCACGATTTCGGCGACCAATCAGGAAAAGCTGCGCAAGGGCTTCGACCCGTTGCTTCCGGGCTTTGCCTATGCGCCCTTCGACGATCTCAACGCCGCGCTCGATCTGGTCGACGACAGCACGGCGGGCTTCCTGCTCGAACCCGTGCAGGGCGAAGGCGGTATCCGCCCGGCGTCGCAACCCTTCCTGCAGGGGCTGCGCGACATCTGCAACGAACGCGACCTGATGCTGGTGTTCGACGAGGTCCAGTGCGGCGTCGCGCGCACCGGATCGCTCTATGCCCATGAACAGTTCGGCGTCGCGCCCGACATCATGGCGACCGCAAAGGGCATCGGCGGCGGCTTCCCGCTCGGCGCCTGCCTTGCCACCGAAAAGGCGGCGCGCGGCATGGTCATCGGCACGCACGGATCGACCTATGGCGGCAATCCGCTGGCGATGGCGGCGGGGCAGGCGGTGTTCGACGTCATCCTGGAGGATGGCTTCATGGATCAGGTCAAGGCGACGGGCGAGCGGCTGCGCGGCGCGCTCGAACAGCTTATCCCTAATCACGATCATCTGTTCGAAAGCATCCGCGGCATGGGCCTGATGCTCGGCATCAAGATGAAGTCCGACAGCCGTGCCTTCGTCGCGCATCTGCGCGACAACCACGGGCTGCTGACGGTCGCGGCGGGCGACAATGTCGTGCGCATACTGCCGCCGCTGAACATCGAACAGGGTCATATCGACGAATGTATCGAGAAACTCTCGGCGGGGGCGGCGAGCTACACGCCGCCGGAAGCATGA